Below is a genomic region from Burkholderiales bacterium.
GCCGCCGCAAGGTGAACACGATCGGCTACGGCTTCAACCGCGCAACGCCGCCGGCCTTGCGCGGGCGGCGTGTCCCGCGCGTGGTCGGCAGCAATCTGGCGCTGCGCGCGGACGGCGTCGCGTTCGACGTGGCGTCGCCGTGGGGCAGGAGCCGCGTCGAGAGCAGGGTCATCGGCCGCTTCAACGCGGCGAACCTCCTCGGCACGCTGGCGGTGCTGCTGGCGAGCGACCACCCGCTCGACGCATCGGTCGCGGCCTTGCGCAGCGTCACGCCCGTGGCCGGCCGCACCGAGCGCTACGGCGGCGGGCGCAAGCCGCTGGTGGTGGTCGATTACGCGCACACGCCCGACGCGCTCGAGAACGTGCTGAGCACGCTGCGCGATCTGCTCCGTTCTTCGCGCACCGGCGGCAGCCTCGTCTGCGTCTTCGGCTGCGGCGGCGACCGCGACCGCGGCAAACGGCCGCAGATGGGGCGCATCGCGACCACGCTCGCCGACGAGACCGTCGTCACGAGCGACAATCCGCGCAGCGAAAAGCCCGAGGCGATCATCGCCGACATCCTCGCGGGCGTGAACGGACCGGTCGAAGCCATCGAAGACCGCACGACCGCCATCGAGACCGCGGTGAAGCGCGCGCAGGCCGGCGACGTCGTGCTCGTCGCGGGCAAAGGTCACGAGCAGTACCAGGAGATTGCCGGGGTGCGCCATCCGTACAGCGACGCCGCGGTCGTTCGCGCCGCGCTTTCGAGGGCGCGCGGGTGATGACGCTCTCCCAGGCCGCCGCCGCGATCGGTGGGCGCGTGCACGGCGCCGACGTGACCTTCGCGCGCGTCTCGACCGACACCCGCACGCTTCAGGACGGCGACCTCTTCGTCGCGCTGCGCGGCGAGTGCTTCGACGGGCACGCGTTCGTGGCGAAGGCGGGCGAAGCCGGCGCCGTTGCGGCGATGGTCGACGCGCAGAGCGCGGTCGACGTGCAGCACGCGCTGCCGGTGCTCGTCGTCGACGATACGCGTCTCGCCCTCGGCCGCCTCGCCGCGCACTGGCGCAGCCGCTTCGATTTTCCGGTGATCGCGCTCACCGGCAGCAGCGGCAAGACGACGGTGAAGGAGATGATCGCGGCGATCCTGCGTGTAGCGGCCGGATCCGGGGACGCCGTGCTCGCGACGCGCGGCAATCTCAACAACGACATCGGCGTGCCGCTCATGCTGCTCGAGATGAAGGCGGGGCAGCGCTACGCGGTGATCGAGACCGGCATGAATCACGCAGGCGAAATCGACTATCTGGCGAAGCTCGCCGCGCCCGACGTCGTGCTCGTCACCAACGCCGGCCGTGCGCACATCGAATATCTCGGCAGCGAAGAGGCGATCGCGCGCGCCAAGGGCGAGATCTTCGAAGCCGCGCCGGCCGACGCGGTCGCGGTGATCAACGCCGACGATCGCTACGCGCCGCTGTGGCGCGGGCTCGCCGGCTCGCGGCGAACGATCGAGTTCGGCCTGCAGGGCGCAGCGGTCACCGGGACTTACACACTGCGCGACCTCGACAGCGAGATCGTGCTGAAGACGCCCGCCGGCGTAGCGACGACGACCGTCGAGGCGCCGGGCGTGCACAACGTGCGCAATGCGCTCGCGGCCGCGGCCGCGGCGGTCGCCCTCGACATTCCGGTGTCCACGATCGCCCGAGGTCTCGCGCGCTACCGCGGCATCAAGGGGCGGCTCCAGCGCAAGGCCGCGGCGAACGGCGCGGTGGTGATCGACGACACGTACAACGCCAATCCCGAGTCGGCGCGCGCGGCGATCGACGTGCTCGGGCAGGTGGCGGGCACGCGCATCCTCGTGCTCGGCGACATGGGCGAGCTCGGCGCGGATGCGCCGCGGCTGCACGAAGAGCTCGGCGCCTACGCGCGCAGGGCCGGCGTCGATCGACTGCTCGCGCTCGGCGAGCACGCGGCGCTGACCGCGGCTGCGTTCGGCGGCGGGGCGCGGCATTTCACAAAAATAGAAGAGCTCGTCGCCGACGTGCGCGCGGCGCTGGGGAAAGACGTGACGGTACTGGTGAAGGGTTCGAGGTTCATGAAGATGGAGCGCGTCGTCGACTCGATCGCGGCCGACGCCACGGGAGGCCCCGCATGCTCTTAGAGCTCGCCCAGTTGCTCGCGAAAGACATCCGCGCGTTCAACGTCTTCAACTACATCACGCTGCGCGCGGTGCTCGCGTGCCTGACGGCGCTGGTGCTGTCGTTCGTCGTCGGCCCGGCGATGATCCGCAAGCTCACCGCGTACAAGATCGGCCAGGCGGTGCGCGACGACGGCCCGCAGACCCACCTCACCAAGGCCGGGACGCCGACCATGGGCGGCGCGCTCATCCTCGTGTCGGTCATCGTCACCTCGATGCTCTGGGCGGACCTCACCAACCGCCTGGTGTGGGTCGTGCTGGTCGTGACCGTCGCGTTCGGCGCGGTCGGCTGGGTCGACGACTATCGCAAGGTCGTGCATCGCAATCCCAAGGGGCTTTCGGCGAAAGCGAAGTTCTTCTGGCAGTCGGTGTTCGGCCTCGGCGCGGCGTTCTTCCTCGCGTACTCGACCAACCTGCCGGCGCAGACCGAGTTCATCGTGCCGTTCTTCAAGCAGCTCGCCTATCCGCTCGGGACGATCGGCTTCATCGGCATGACTTACTGCGTGATCGTCGGGACCAGCAACGCGGTCAACCTGACCGACGGTCTCGACGGGCTGGCGATCATGCCGACGGTGATGGTCGGCAGCGCGCTCGGCGTGTTCGCCTACGTCGCGGGTCACGCGGTGTTCTCGAAATATCTCGGCTTTCCGTACATCCCCGGCGCGGGCGAGCTCGTCGTGATCAGCGGCGCGCTCGCAGGGGCGGGCCTCGCGTTCCTCTGGTTCAACGCCTATCCCGCCGAAGTCTTCATGGGCGACGTCGGCGCGCTCGCGCTCGGCGCGGCGCTCGGCACGATGGCGGTGATCGTGCGGCAGGAGATCGTGCTGTTCATCATGGGCGGGGTGTTCGTCGTCGAGACGCTGTCGGTGATGCTGCAGGTCGCCTCGTTCAAGCTCACCGGCAAACGCATCTTCCGCATGGCCCCCCTGCATCACCACTACGAGCTCAAGGGCTGGAAAGAGAACCAGGTGGTGGTGCGGTTCTGGATCATCTCGATGATGCTGGTGCTGATCGGGCTGTCGACGTTGAAGCTGCGGTGACCGACTGGAACAACGCGAAGGTGCTCGTGCTCGGACTCGGTGATACGGGACTGTCGATGACGCGCTGGCTGGCGCGCCGCGGCGCGCGCGTGGCCGTGGCGGACAGCCGCGCCGAGCCGCCGCACGCGAAGGCGGTGCGCGCGGAGCTGCCGGACGTGTCCATCGCGGCCGGCGGTTTCGATCGCGCGCTGTTCGAAGGCATCGACGCGATCGCGATCAGCCCCGGCATCGACCCGCGTGAGAAGCCGATCGCCGAAGCGAAAGCGCGCGGGGTGGCGATGATCGGCGACGTCGAGCTCTTCGCGTCCGCGCTCGCGCGCGTGACGTCCGATCGCGGCGCGGCGAGGCCCAAAGTCATCGCGATCACCGGCTCCAACGGCAAGAGCACGGTCACCGCGATGGGCGGTTCGGCCTGTCGCGCGGCGGGGCTGGCGACGGTCGTCGCCGGCAACATCGGCCTGCCGGTGCTGGATGCGATCGCGGACATCGAAGCGGGCGCGGCGCTGCCGGGGGTCTTCGTGCTGGAGCTCTCGAGCTTCCAGCTCGAAACCACCGCGACGCTGGATCCCGACGCGGCGACCGTCCTCAACGTGACCGAAGACCATCTCGATCGCTACGACGGCATGGACGATTACGCCGCGGCGAAAGCGCGCATCTTTCAGGGCGGCGGCGTCCAGGTCCTGAACCGCGAAGATGCGCGCACCCTGGCGATGGCACGCCCCGGCCGCGAGGTCGTCACCTTCGGCGCGGACGCGCCGCACGGCGACCGCGAATGGGGCATCGCCGGTGACGCGCTGCGTCACGGCGAGCGTGTCCTGCTGGGCATCGACGAGCTTCCGGTCGCCGGTCTGCACAACGCGGTGAACGCCCTCGCCGCGCTCGCGCTCGGCAGCGCGGTCGGTATCGATCCTTCGCGCATGGCGCCGGGGCTGCGTACGTACCAAGGTCTTCCTCACCGCCTGGAGAAAGTCGCGCAGATCCGCGGCGTCACGTTCTACGACGATTCCAAGGGCACCAACGTCGGCGCGACCGTCGCGGCGCTCAAGGGCATGACCACGCCCGTCGTGCTGATCGCCGGCGGCGACGGCAAAGGCCAGGATTTCTCGCCGCTCGCGCCCGCGGTCGCGGATAAAGCGCGAGCGGTCGTGCTGATCGGCCGCGACGGTCCCCGCATCGAGGCCGAGCTCAAAGGCGGCCAGGCGCCGCTGATTCGCGCCGACACGTTCGAGCAGGCGGTCGATCGGGCTTACGGCGCGGCGCAGCCCGGTGACGCGGTGCTGCTCTCCCCGGCGTGCGCGAGCTACGACATGTTCAGGAGCTACGTGCACCGCGGCCAGGTGTTCGTCGAGCTGGTGCAGGCGCTCGCGGCGCGGGAAAGGGCGAAGCCGTGAGCGAAGCGAAGTCGATGTACTACCGCGAGACCAAGAAGCGCGCCGCGCAGCCGGAATACGATCGCGCGCTCGTGTGGTGCACCATCCTGCTCCTCGCGCTCGGCCTGGTGATGGTGTATTCGGCGTCGATCGCGATCGCCGAAGGCGGCCGCTCGACCGGCCACAACCCGACGTACTACCTCGTGCGGCACGCGTTCTTCGTCGCGATCAGCCTCGTGCTCGCGGTGGCGGCGTTCCAGGTGCCGCTGCGGCTGTGGCAGCAGGTCGCGCCGATGCTCTTCGTCGCCGGGCTCGTGCTGCTGATACTGGTGCTGATCCCGGGCATCGGCCGCGAGGTGAACGGCAGCCGGCGCTGGATCTCGCTGGGGATCGCGAACCTCCAGCCTTCGGAGATCGTGAAAGTCTTCGTCGTCCTGTACGCGGCCGATTACACGGTGCGCAAAGCCGCGTTCATGCATTCGCTCAAGCGCGGCTTCCTCCCGATGTTCGTGGTCATGCTGCTCACCGGCGGGCTGCTCTTGCGCGAGCCCGATTTCGGCGCTTTCGCGGTGATCTGCGTCATCGCGATGGGCGTGCTCTTCCTCGGCGGCATGAACTGGAAGCTCTTCGCCGGGTTGTTCGTGCTGCTGGTGATCGGCTTCCTGCTGCTCATCTGGAGCTCGCCCTATCGCATGCAGCGCATCGTCGGCTTCATGGATCCGTGGGCCGACCCGTACGGCAAGGGCTACCAGCTCTCGCACGCGCTCATCGCGTTCGGACGCGGCGAATGGCTCGGGGTCGGCCTCGGCGGCAGCGTCGAGAAGCTGTTCTACCTGCCCGAAGCCCACACCGACTTCCTGCTCGCGGTGATCGCCGAAGAGCTGGGCTTCGCCGGTGTCGCGGTGATCGCGCTCCTCTTCGGCTGGATCGTCATGCGCGCGTTCGCCATCGGGCGCCGCGCCAGCATGCTCGAGCGCTATTTCTCCTCGCTCGTCGCCCAGGCGATCGGCCTGTGGATCGGCGTGCAGGTGATCATCAACATGGGTGTGAACATGGGGATACTCCCCACCAAGGGCCTGACGCTGCCGCTGCTGTCGTTCGGCGGCAGCGCGCTCGCGGCGACGTGCGTGGCGCTCGCCATCCTGTTGCGGGTCGACTGGGAGAATCGCCAGTTGGCGCGGGGGCTCACGGTATGAACCGCACCCTCATGATCATGGCGGGCGGCACCGGCGGCCACATCTTCCCCGCGCTCTCGGTCGCGGAGCACGCACAGGCCGCGGGCTGGAAAGTGGTGTGGCTCGGGTCCAAGGCCGGCATGGAAGCGCGCCTCGTCCCTCCACAAGGCTATGAGATGGCGTGGATCCGCTTCTCGGGCGTGCGCCGCAGCGGCCTCGTGCCGATGGTCATGCTGCCGCTCAACCTCCTCGTCGCTTTCTTCCAGAGCGCGCGGGCGATCTTCGCGCACCGTCCCGACGTCGTGCTCGGCATGGGCGGTTACGTCGCTTTTCCGGGCGGGATGATGGCGAGCTTCTTCAAGCGGCCGCTCGTCATCCACGAGCAGAACTCGATCGCGGGGCTGACGAACCGCGTGCTCGCCGGCGTTGCCGACAAGGTCCTCGCGGGCTTCCCGGGCGCGTTCGGCAAGCGCAAGGCGGAGTGGACCGGCAACCCGGTGCGCGCCGACATCGCGGCGATCGCGGCGCCGGCCGCGCGCTACGCCGGCCGCACCGGACCGCTCCGCGTGCTGGTGCTCGGCGGCAGCCAGGGCGCGAAAGCGTTGAACGACACGGTGCCGGCGGCGTTGTCCCTGCTGTCGGAAGGCGAGATGCCGGAAGTGATCCACCAGGCCGGCGCGGCGCATCTCGAAGCGGTCCGCGCGGCTTACGCGAAAGTCGGCGTCCCGGCGACGATCATCCCGTTCATCGACGACATGGCGGCGACGTACGCGGCGGTCGATCTCATGATCTGCCGGGCGGGCGCCTCGACGATCGCCGAGCTCGCCGCGGCGGGCGTGCCGGCGATCCTCGTCCCTTTTCCGTATGCGGTCGACGACCACCAGACGCACAACGCGCGCTTCCTCGCCGAGCGCGGCGGCGCGGTGCTCGTCCCGCAGGGCGAGCTCACGCCCGAGCGTCTCGCCGGGCTGCTGCGCTCGTTCAACCGCGAGA
It encodes:
- a CDS encoding UDP-N-acetylmuramoyl-L-alanyl-D-glutamate--2,6-diaminopimelate ligase, with protein sequence MSSGVEALDMKRLVTDSRQVQPGDTFVAYPGETLDGRRFIPQAIERGAASVLWERRDFRWRPAWKVKNLAVDDLKRHAGEIAADVYGRPSGRLWMVGITGTNGKTSCSHWVAQSLTRLGRRCGVVGTLGSGWPGRLEPIANTTPDAVWLQGRLRDFVAQRARAVAMEVSSHGLVQDRVAGVEFDVALLTNLTRDHLDYHGTMRNYRNAKARLFRAPGLQTAVLNLDDAFGVSLVETTRRRKVNTIGYGFNRATPPALRGRRVPRVVGSNLALRADGVAFDVASPWGRSRVESRVIGRFNAANLLGTLAVLLASDHPLDASVAALRSVTPVAGRTERYGGGRKPLVVVDYAHTPDALENVLSTLRDLLRSSRTGGSLVCVFGCGGDRDRGKRPQMGRIATTLADETVVTSDNPRSEKPEAIIADILAGVNGPVEAIEDRTTAIETAVKRAQAGDVVLVAGKGHEQYQEIAGVRHPYSDAAVVRAALSRARG
- the mraY gene encoding phospho-N-acetylmuramoyl-pentapeptide-transferase; translated protein: MLLELAQLLAKDIRAFNVFNYITLRAVLACLTALVLSFVVGPAMIRKLTAYKIGQAVRDDGPQTHLTKAGTPTMGGALILVSVIVTSMLWADLTNRLVWVVLVVTVAFGAVGWVDDYRKVVHRNPKGLSAKAKFFWQSVFGLGAAFFLAYSTNLPAQTEFIVPFFKQLAYPLGTIGFIGMTYCVIVGTSNAVNLTDGLDGLAIMPTVMVGSALGVFAYVAGHAVFSKYLGFPYIPGAGELVVISGALAGAGLAFLWFNAYPAEVFMGDVGALALGAALGTMAVIVRQEIVLFIMGGVFVVETLSVMLQVASFKLTGKRIFRMAPLHHHYELKGWKENQVVVRFWIISMMLVLIGLSTLKLR
- the murF gene encoding UDP-N-acetylmuramoyl-tripeptide--D-alanyl-D-alanine ligase, whose amino-acid sequence is MTLSQAAAAIGGRVHGADVTFARVSTDTRTLQDGDLFVALRGECFDGHAFVAKAGEAGAVAAMVDAQSAVDVQHALPVLVVDDTRLALGRLAAHWRSRFDFPVIALTGSSGKTTVKEMIAAILRVAAGSGDAVLATRGNLNNDIGVPLMLLEMKAGQRYAVIETGMNHAGEIDYLAKLAAPDVVLVTNAGRAHIEYLGSEEAIARAKGEIFEAAPADAVAVINADDRYAPLWRGLAGSRRTIEFGLQGAAVTGTYTLRDLDSEIVLKTPAGVATTTVEAPGVHNVRNALAAAAAAVALDIPVSTIARGLARYRGIKGRLQRKAAANGAVVIDDTYNANPESARAAIDVLGQVAGTRILVLGDMGELGADAPRLHEELGAYARRAGVDRLLALGEHAALTAAAFGGGARHFTKIEELVADVRAALGKDVTVLVKGSRFMKMERVVDSIAADATGGPACS
- the murD gene encoding UDP-N-acetylmuramoyl-L-alanine--D-glutamate ligase — encoded protein: MTDWNNAKVLVLGLGDTGLSMTRWLARRGARVAVADSRAEPPHAKAVRAELPDVSIAAGGFDRALFEGIDAIAISPGIDPREKPIAEAKARGVAMIGDVELFASALARVTSDRGAARPKVIAITGSNGKSTVTAMGGSACRAAGLATVVAGNIGLPVLDAIADIEAGAALPGVFVLELSSFQLETTATLDPDAATVLNVTEDHLDRYDGMDDYAAAKARIFQGGGVQVLNREDARTLAMARPGREVVTFGADAPHGDREWGIAGDALRHGERVLLGIDELPVAGLHNAVNALAALALGSAVGIDPSRMAPGLRTYQGLPHRLEKVAQIRGVTFYDDSKGTNVGATVAALKGMTTPVVLIAGGDGKGQDFSPLAPAVADKARAVVLIGRDGPRIEAELKGGQAPLIRADTFEQAVDRAYGAAQPGDAVLLSPACASYDMFRSYVHRGQVFVELVQALAARERAKP
- the ftsW gene encoding putative lipid II flippase FtsW, which gives rise to MSEAKSMYYRETKKRAAQPEYDRALVWCTILLLALGLVMVYSASIAIAEGGRSTGHNPTYYLVRHAFFVAISLVLAVAAFQVPLRLWQQVAPMLFVAGLVLLILVLIPGIGREVNGSRRWISLGIANLQPSEIVKVFVVLYAADYTVRKAAFMHSLKRGFLPMFVVMLLTGGLLLREPDFGAFAVICVIAMGVLFLGGMNWKLFAGLFVLLVIGFLLLIWSSPYRMQRIVGFMDPWADPYGKGYQLSHALIAFGRGEWLGVGLGGSVEKLFYLPEAHTDFLLAVIAEELGFAGVAVIALLFGWIVMRAFAIGRRASMLERYFSSLVAQAIGLWIGVQVIINMGVNMGILPTKGLTLPLLSFGGSALAATCVALAILLRVDWENRQLARGLTV
- the murG gene encoding undecaprenyldiphospho-muramoylpentapeptide beta-N-acetylglucosaminyltransferase, with the protein product MNRTLMIMAGGTGGHIFPALSVAEHAQAAGWKVVWLGSKAGMEARLVPPQGYEMAWIRFSGVRRSGLVPMVMLPLNLLVAFFQSARAIFAHRPDVVLGMGGYVAFPGGMMASFFKRPLVIHEQNSIAGLTNRVLAGVADKVLAGFPGAFGKRKAEWTGNPVRADIAAIAAPAARYAGRTGPLRVLVLGGSQGAKALNDTVPAALSLLSEGEMPEVIHQAGAAHLEAVRAAYAKVGVPATIIPFIDDMAATYAAVDLMICRAGASTIAELAAAGVPAILVPFPYAVDDHQTHNARFLAERGGAVLVPQGELTPERLAGLLRSFNREKLVAMASAARAAGKPDATRDVAEACMRLAA